The DNA region AAGCACGGGCCGGGTTCGCCTGCCACGGTAAATAGACCGGGAATCTTCCCCGGAAGGGCCTGTTCCAAGCTTCTGCGCGAGGCAGATATCGCCAAGGGCGCCTAACGTTAGATTCAGGCGCGTCCTCGTGTGGGGGCCGGCGATGTCTGGCGCCCTTCTTGCCTTGGTTACGAGGGTTTTCGTGACCGTTCCGGTCTTTCGATGCAGTGGCAGGGGGTGAGCAGATGGGCAGGGCAATCAAAGAACGGGCGACCGTCATCTGCCGCATGCAGGACAAGATCCTCTTCGTGCGCAAACCCAAGTCGAAGTGGACGTTGCCAGGTGGCCGGATCGAGGCGGACGAGGCGCCCGGGCAGGCGGCGTTCCGCGAACTGGTGGAGGAGACCGGGCTCGCGGTCGATACCCTCGACTACATCGCGCCCCTGGAGCTGTACACGACCCTTCACTACGTCTTCGAAGCGCCGATGCCGGAATCCCAGCAGCCCACCCCGCTGAACGAGATCGCCGACTGCCGCTGGTTCTCCGTCGAGGACCTGGGCAAGCGCAGCATCAACAAGGCCATCCGCCGCCTGCTCAAGACCTGCCAGCGCCCAGGCGCATAGGCTCACGCCATTCGGAAAGGCCCCTCGTGCCCTGCTCCGTGCAGGCTTCCCGGGCCGTCGGGCCTGCTGGCCTGGCGTGGTGCGCACGGGCCTGTGCAAAAAAAGCCCCCGCCAGGGCCGACGACCTGATGGGGGCGAGGGTGTCCCTTGCGGGACCTCAGTGTGTTGCCTCGGGGCGCCGTCCCTTGCGACAGGCCAGCGCCGTGTAGAGGGTGAGCAGCAGGACGAACCCGAGGCTCAGGCTCATCGCCTTATTCGCCGACCTGGCGCAGGCGGGTGGCGGGAACGTCGCCCAGGTTGTTGAGCAGGCGCTCGCTGTACCAGTCGAGGAAATTGATCACGCCGAACTCGTAGGTCTTGGAGTAGGGCCCCGGCTGATAGGCGGTGGAATTGATGCCGCGCTGGTTCTCCTCGGCGAGGCGACGATCCTGGTCGTTGGTCGCGTCCCACACTTCGCGCAGGCGCGCCACGTCGTAGTCCACGCCTTCCACCGCGTCCTTGTGCACCAGCCACTTGGTGGTGACCATGGTTTCCTGCGCGCTGATCGGCCACACGGTGAAGACGATCATGTGGTCGCCCATGCAGTGGTTCCAGGAGTGCGGCAGGTGGAGGATGCGCATGGAGCCCAGGTCCGGGTTCTTGATGCGCCCCATGAGTTTCTTGCTGCCCTGCTTGCCGTCCATGGTCATGGACACGGTGCCCTGCAGCAGCGGCATGCGCACGATGCGGTTGCGCAGGCCGAAGCTGGCGTGGGCATAGGGGATCTTCTCGGCGTCCCAGGCGGTGGTGCAGGCGGCTACCTGGTCCTTGAAGGCCTGGCTGGCACGCGGGTCGGTGACGTCATCCCATTCCAGTAGGGTGTTGAGCAACTCGGGGTGCGAGCCGTTGCAGTGGTAGCACTCGCGGTTGTTCTCGATCACCAGCTTCCAGTTGGCCTTCTCCATCAGGGTGGTCTGCACGGCCACCTTGGTGTTCTCCATGTCGTACGGCTCCATGTAATGGGCCAGGGTGGAGAGGAAGTCGTCGATGGCCGGCGGGTTCTCGGCCAGGGAGATGAAGATGTAGCCGCCGGCGGTCTTCACCTTCACCGGCTTGAGGCTGTAGTCCTTCAGGTCGAAGTCGGCCCCCATCTCGGTGCCGGCGAACAGCAGGCGGCCGTCCAGCTCGTAGGTCCACTGGTGGTAGGGGCAGACCAGCTTGGCGACCTTGCCCTTGTCGCTGACGCACAGGCGCGAGCCCCGGTGGCGGCAGACGTTGTGGAAGGCATGCACCTGCCCCTCGGCGCCGCGCAGCACGATGATCGGGTTGTCACCGATCTGCAGGGTCAGGTAGTTGCCCTTGGCGGGGATCTCGCAGGTCATGCCGGCGATCAGCCACTCCTTGTGGAAGATCTCCTGCATGTCGATCTGGAACAGGCGCTCGTCGTTGTAGAACGGCTGCGGCAGGGAAAAGCTGTGGTCGCGCTCGCGGAGCATCTCGGCGGTGGCCTTGCGCGCCGGGTCCAGCGGATCGCCCAGACTCAGGGTGGAAGTGATATCCATCGTTGACTCCTCAGTGGCGGGGCGCGCTGGGCGGCCTCCGCGAAAATGGCTTTCGGTCGTGACGCAAGGCGGCTTCACCTCCCCTTCCGACGCTGCCGATAGCGCGCTGATAGAGGGGGAATGTCGCTCGTTTGCTTGTGTTCGGCTGGGGCTGAGTGTGGCGTCGGGGACTGACCCGACCTTATCCATGGACGACACGGCCACATCCGTTTCCGACTCCGCAGCCCTTGGCGTTGCTGGCAGGTCGCGATAAGCATGTGAATGTCGCTGGCAGGTAAGTGGGCGCTTTTTCGCTTACGCAGAATCCGTTCCATTGGGGCCGATTTCCGGCCGCGCGGAGATGCGTTATGAGCAGCAACAGCTTCCTGAATCCGGTGACGACACAGACCTGGGCCAACGGCCGTCATCTGGTGCGCTGCGTGAAGGTCATCCAGGAGACCTGGGATGTCCGCACCTTCTGCTTCATGGCCGACCAGCCGATGGTGTTCTTCTTCAAGCCCGGGCAGTTCGTGACCCTGGAGCTGGAGATCGACGGCCTGCCGATCATGCGCTCCTACACCATCTCCAGCTCGCCGTCGGTGCCCTACAGCTTCTCCATCACCATCAAGCGCGTGCCGGGTGGCAAGGTCTCCAACTGGCTGCACGACAACCTCAAGGAAGGCGATGTCATCCCGGTGCACGGCCCGGTCGGCCTGTTCAACGCCATCGACTTCCCGGCCGACAAGGTGCTCTACCTCTCCGGCGGCGTCGGCATCACCCCGGTGATGTCCATGGCGCGCTGGTTCTTCGACACCAACGCCAACGTCGACATGGTCTTCGTCCACAGCGCGCGCACGCCGAAGGACATCATCTACCACCGCGAGCTGCGCCACATGGCCTCGCGCGTCGGCAACTTCAAGCTGCACCTGGTCTGCGAGAAGTACGACATCGGCGAGACCTGGTCCGGTTATCGCGGCTACCTCAGCCAGCCGATGCTGCAATTGATCGCACCGGATTTCATGGAGCGCGAGATCTTCTGCTGCGGCCCCACCCCCTACATGAGCGCGGTCAAGCGCCTGCTCGAAGCCAACGGCTTCGACATGCAGCGCTACCACGAGGAGGCCTTCGGCCCCACCCCGCCGGAAATCCGCGCCGAGGTGAAGGAGCATGCGGCCGAAGCGGCGGAGGCACCGGCGGTGCCGGCGGCCGACCTCAACCTGGTGGAGTTCACCAGCACCGGCAAGAGCATCCGCGTGGCGCCGGGCGAGACCGTGCACACCGCCGCCGCCAAGCTCGGCCTGCACATCCCCAAGGCCTGCGGCATGGGCATCTGTGGCACCTGCAAGGTCATGAAGACCGCGGGGGAGGTGGAGATGGAGCACAACGGCGGTATCACCGATGACGACGTCGCCGAGGGCTACATCCTCTCCTGCTGCAGCGTGCCCAAGGGTGATGTCGCCATCGACTATTGATCAGTAATTGACCGATCGCCCAGGGGGGCCGGCAAACGGGGCCCCTGGCGTTTGGCGAACAGCTTGTCCACAGGCTGGTGCACGGCTTCTGTGGGTTTGTCACCAGGCTGAGAGTCCCGGTTGGCAAGGGTTCGGTAGCGCGCGGGGCGTTGATCAAGGATTGACCGCTCGCTTGTATCCACCGTGGGCCGGGCGCTGCAGCGGGTTATGCACAGGCAGGCCACAGCTCCTTGCACAGAGGCTGTGCACAAGATCGCCGCCATCCCTCTGAAATCGTTCGATAAATAGCCTGTAAGCCACGCTCCACGGGGCGCAAGGCATGCAGGCGACGCTGCACAGCTTGTCCACAGAAGCCTCCACCGCAGCAGGGGACAAATTCAGGCATGGCGTTGCCAGGCTGCATGTGTCGCATCCGGGCTGCCCCAGGCGCCACGCGGCCTGCAGCGCTGCTCATTATCTGAACGATTCCCTGCAGCGGCCGTACCCCGTGGCCTGCAGCCTCTTATCCACAGGTTGCCTACAGATCGCCGCACAGAAATTGTGCGCCGAATATTCATAACGCTTTGAATACGCTCATAAAACGACCTGTTCTGCACAGGTGCCGTCCTGCCTGGCGCCTGGCCGTCGCTCTACAGCTTGTCCACAGGGTGATGCACCGAAATCGAGGATAAGCCGCGGCCTGAGGATATCTCTGGCGGAACCTCATCCAGGGTGTGGGGCGCGTATGTGGAAAGGCGCCCGCTTTCGCGGGGCGCCTCGGACGGAGGGAGGGGGAGTGCGGCCCAGGGCCCCGGGCCGGAGGGAGGTGTCAGGTGTTGGCCATGGCGGCGCGGATGTCGGCAGCGAGCTCGCGCACGCGCTCCTTCTCGGTATCCCAGGAGCACATGAAGCGCGCGCCGCCGGCCCCGATGAAGGTGTAGAAGCGCCAGTTGCGGGCGCGCAGGTAGTCCAGCGCCGGCTCGGACATCTGCAGGAAGACGCCGTTGGCCTCCACCGGGAACATCAGGCTCACACCGGGCACGTCCGCCACCAGTTCGGCCAGCAGTTGGGCACAGCTGTTGGCGTGCCGGGAATAGTGCATCCAGGCATCGTCCTGCAGCAGCCCGACCCAGGGAGCGGAAAGGAAGCGCATCTTCGAGGCCAGCTGGCCTGCCTGCTTGCAGCGGTAGTCGAAGTCCTCGGCCAGCTCGTGGTTGAAGAACAGGATGGCCTCGCCCACCGCCATGCCGTTCTTGGTGCCGCCGAAGCAGAGCACGTCGACGCCGGCCTTCCAGGTCAGCTCCGCCGGGGTGCAGCCGAGGAAGGCGCAGGCGTTGGAGAAGCGCGCACCGTCCATGTGCAGGCGCAGGCCCAGCTCCTTGCACACGGCACTGATCGCGCGCACTTCCTCCGGCCGGTACACAGTGCCCACTTCGGTGGCCTGGGTCAGCGTCACCACGCGCGGCTTGGGGTAATGGATGTCCTGGCGCTTGAGGGCGATCTCGCGTACCGCTTCGGGCGTCAGCTTGCCCTGCTCGGTGCGGGCCAGCAGCAGCTTGGAGCCGTTGGAGAAGAACTCCGGCGCGCCGCATTCGTCGGTCTCGACGTGGGCCGTCTCGGAGCAGATCACGCTGTGGTAGCTCTGGCACATCGAGGCGAGGGCCAGGGAGTTGGCGGCGGTGCCGTTGAAGGCGAAGAACACCTCGCAGTCGGTCTCGAACAGCTGGCGGAAGTGATCGGCGGCGCGTGCCGTCCACTGGTCGTCGCCATAGGCGCGCTCGTGGCCGCGGTTGGCCTCGGCCATGGCGGCCCAGACTTCGGGGCAGATGCCGGAATAGTTGTCGCTGGCGAATTGCTGGGTCTGGTCGGTCATCTCGGGTCCTTGGTCCTGTCGCCCGGGTCCCCGGCAGGGGCGGGCGGATGGGAACTAACTTTACGACAGGATGGACGCCCGCAAATGACTCCAGGCGACATCCTTTTTAAACCAGGCGCTGTCCCCGGTCCGGTGACGGGGATGCCTGGAGGAACTCGCCGGGGTCTTTGCCGCTCACAACATAACCGTGCCTGCACGGGGACGGACCTTGCCATCAATGAGGAGTGTCACAGATGCGCTATTCCTACCTGATCGCCCTTGCCGCGCCCTGGCTCGTGAGCCTTTCCGCACAGGCGGCCGAATGGCCCGCAGGCGAGCGTGATCATTTCGTCAAGGAGTGCATGGCGGGGGCCCAGGCCCAAGTCGGCGCGGACAAGTTGCAGAAATATTGCGGCTGCGCGGCCGACCGGGTCAGCGCCGAATTCAGCCAGGCCGAACTGGACGAACTGAAGGCCCAGAAGACGCCGTTGCCCAAGGCCACCCACGAGCGGCTGCTGAGCGTCACCAACAAGTGCCTCACCCAGCTGAACTGACCCACCGGGCCGCCAGGCCCTGAGCAAAAAAGAGCCAGGCGGCGCCAGCCGGCGCCGTGCCTGGCCCTGCGCGTTCGTCACACAGCTTATCCACAGGGTGGTCCACGGTCTTTGTGGGCGGTTTCCCCTCGGGCGCGGCCCGGGCTCCAGCCCGGGTGCGAGGGCGTACTCAGCTGAATACCGGACGGAAGAAGCTGCGCTCGTAGCTGAGGATGCAACGGGTTTCCTCGGCATAGCCGAAGGCCGCGATGCACTCGGCGTCCGCCATGGAGCGGGTGCGGTAGTCCTCGTAGGCCGCCAGGCTGGGGAAGCTGAACATCGCCAGCGCGACATTGTTCGCGCCTTCGGAGGGCAGGAAGTAGCCGTGGTGGGTGCCGCCGAATTTCTCCACCAGGGGAATCCAGAGTTTTCCGTAGTGCTCGAATTCGGCCAGCTTGTACGGATCGATGATGTAGCGCAGGTAGCAGGTGATCATGGAGTCGCTCGTCCAGGCGCATGCGAAATGCTGCGGGGAGTCGAAACTATCCACTGCCACCCTCGCTGTCCAGGCGCGTCGCTGTGGGCATCTTCGCCAGCTGACGGCTGATCGGTTCACGTACAGCCGGGCGAGAGCCCCGGCTTGCCTGGCGTTGCGCCATCCACGCACAGCTTGTCCACAGATCGCTGCACAGCTTCTGTGCGTAAGAGTTTCGCTAACCCTCTGACATCGCACAATAAATGCGCAATGGGCCGCAGCCTGCGCAGGCCCTGGCCGGTTGCGCGGGGTGTACAGCTTATCCACAGCTTGGTCCACCGTAACTGTGGGTGACCGGGTCTGCTGCATGGATGTTCGATTGCGACCCTTTGCATGTCGCAAACGCATTCTCCCGTGGCGTCCGTAGGCATCTGGCAAGGCAGGGCGAGTCATACCATCGCTGCAAACGGGAAGCCCCCGTACCAAACGACAGGCGCCACCGCAGGCGCGTCAGGAGATCAGCGATGTTCAGCAAGCAC from Pseudomonas tohonis includes:
- a CDS encoding NUDIX hydrolase, producing MGRAIKERATVICRMQDKILFVRKPKSKWTLPGGRIEADEAPGQAAFRELVEETGLAVDTLDYIAPLELYTTLHYVFEAPMPESQQPTPLNEIADCRWFSVEDLGKRSINKAIRRLLKTCQRPGA
- the gbcA gene encoding glycine-betaine demethylase subunit GbcA; its protein translation is MDITSTLSLGDPLDPARKATAEMLRERDHSFSLPQPFYNDERLFQIDMQEIFHKEWLIAGMTCEIPAKGNYLTLQIGDNPIIVLRGAEGQVHAFHNVCRHRGSRLCVSDKGKVAKLVCPYHQWTYELDGRLLFAGTEMGADFDLKDYSLKPVKVKTAGGYIFISLAENPPAIDDFLSTLAHYMEPYDMENTKVAVQTTLMEKANWKLVIENNRECYHCNGSHPELLNTLLEWDDVTDPRASQAFKDQVAACTTAWDAEKIPYAHASFGLRNRIVRMPLLQGTVSMTMDGKQGSKKLMGRIKNPDLGSMRILHLPHSWNHCMGDHMIVFTVWPISAQETMVTTKWLVHKDAVEGVDYDVARLREVWDATNDQDRRLAEENQRGINSTAYQPGPYSKTYEFGVINFLDWYSERLLNNLGDVPATRLRQVGE
- the gbcB gene encoding glycine-betaine demethylase subunit GbcB: MSSNSFLNPVTTQTWANGRHLVRCVKVIQETWDVRTFCFMADQPMVFFFKPGQFVTLELEIDGLPIMRSYTISSSPSVPYSFSITIKRVPGGKVSNWLHDNLKEGDVIPVHGPVGLFNAIDFPADKVLYLSGGVGITPVMSMARWFFDTNANVDMVFVHSARTPKDIIYHRELRHMASRVGNFKLHLVCEKYDIGETWSGYRGYLSQPMLQLIAPDFMEREIFCCGPTPYMSAVKRLLEANGFDMQRYHEEAFGPTPPEIRAEVKEHAAEAAEAPAVPAADLNLVEFTSTGKSIRVAPGETVHTAAAKLGLHIPKACGMGICGTCKVMKTAGEVEMEHNGGITDDDVAEGYILSCCSVPKGDVAIDY
- a CDS encoding low specificity L-threonine aldolase, translated to MTDQTQQFASDNYSGICPEVWAAMAEANRGHERAYGDDQWTARAADHFRQLFETDCEVFFAFNGTAANSLALASMCQSYHSVICSETAHVETDECGAPEFFSNGSKLLLARTEQGKLTPEAVREIALKRQDIHYPKPRVVTLTQATEVGTVYRPEEVRAISAVCKELGLRLHMDGARFSNACAFLGCTPAELTWKAGVDVLCFGGTKNGMAVGEAILFFNHELAEDFDYRCKQAGQLASKMRFLSAPWVGLLQDDAWMHYSRHANSCAQLLAELVADVPGVSLMFPVEANGVFLQMSEPALDYLRARNWRFYTFIGAGGARFMCSWDTEKERVRELAADIRAAMANT
- a CDS encoding NIPSNAP family protein, whose protein sequence is MITCYLRYIIDPYKLAEFEHYGKLWIPLVEKFGGTHHGYFLPSEGANNVALAMFSFPSLAAYEDYRTRSMADAECIAAFGYAEETRCILSYERSFFRPVFS